The Oxobacter pfennigii genome has a segment encoding these proteins:
- a CDS encoding M23 family metallopeptidase, with protein sequence MRTIKKPDIKTLENMANQLIVSAVIILLVIVLSSIQNPMIARVITGVKWVVGTDYDFKTAALSFRNNLFAGADKESQAAGNMGELSGRTEAIDAQAAYISSLMIIPVEGKITSPFGLRINPINKKQEQHTGIDIAAENGAPIKAALDGVVIKTENNDQIGKAVTIKHEGGVETLYGHCSEILVSVNDVVKKGDHIANVGDTGQATSYHLHFEIRKDGNAIDPINVIPDMKELE encoded by the coding sequence ATGAGAACCATTAAAAAACCTGACATAAAAACCTTGGAAAATATGGCAAACCAGCTTATTGTGAGCGCTGTAATAATCCTTTTAGTAATAGTTTTATCTTCCATACAAAATCCCATGATTGCAAGAGTCATAACTGGTGTCAAATGGGTGGTAGGGACAGATTACGATTTTAAGACTGCGGCACTAAGCTTCAGGAATAATTTGTTCGCCGGTGCCGACAAAGAATCCCAGGCTGCCGGAAATATGGGAGAATTATCGGGGAGGACCGAGGCAATAGATGCACAGGCGGCATATATATCATCCCTTATGATAATTCCTGTTGAAGGGAAAATAACTTCCCCCTTTGGTTTAAGGATAAACCCCATAAATAAAAAGCAGGAGCAGCATACAGGGATAGATATTGCAGCAGAAAATGGCGCCCCCATTAAAGCTGCACTTGACGGAGTGGTAATAAAGACAGAAAACAACGACCAGATTGGCAAGGCAGTGACCATTAAACATGAAGGAGGTGTAGAAACCCTTTATGGGCATTGCTCGGAGATTTTGGTAAGCGTTAATGATGTTGTCAAAAAAGGAGATCATATTGCCAATGTAGGCGATACAGGCCAGGCTACGTCTTATCATCTTCATTTCGAAATAAGAAAGGACGGAAACGCCATAGATCCGATAAATGTTATTCCGGATATGAAGGAGCTTGAATAG
- a CDS encoding M50 family metallopeptidase, whose protein sequence is MGYFKKLISKIKLNKYFGALIILCAFTGFLKEMALLFFFVTFHELLHCITAIAFGLRVESIELFPFGGVAKIDNLEGARAYKEIITACAGPAGNAAIAMIFLILDKYGVKIPDYNYIMDINISLALFNLLPGLPLDGGRMLRASMKYFIGFRKATRTAVMAGKIIAVLLFLTGFISYFFTDLNLSLILVPFFVYFSAENEEKSIMYTIMKDVVSKNLHITDSGIMEAYVLCVYEDTRVREILKHFDLHKYHIIFLINRDYEIQALLTEAQIMEGLQSHEGDITIKQLYIEGAFKD, encoded by the coding sequence GTGGGGTATTTTAAAAAGCTGATTTCAAAGATAAAACTTAATAAATATTTCGGTGCCTTAATTATTTTATGTGCTTTTACAGGATTTCTTAAAGAAATGGCACTGCTTTTTTTCTTTGTGACCTTTCATGAGCTGCTTCATTGCATTACCGCCATAGCTTTCGGATTAAGGGTAGAATCAATAGAGTTGTTCCCCTTCGGTGGAGTAGCAAAGATAGATAATCTTGAAGGGGCAAGGGCATATAAGGAGATAATAACGGCCTGTGCCGGTCCCGCAGGAAATGCTGCAATTGCAATGATATTTTTGATACTCGATAAATACGGCGTGAAAATACCGGACTACAACTATATCATGGACATAAATATTTCCCTTGCTCTCTTTAATTTGCTTCCCGGCCTGCCTTTAGACGGAGGGAGAATGTTAAGAGCGTCCATGAAATATTTTATAGGTTTTAGGAAAGCTACAAGGACAGCGGTAATGGCAGGCAAGATTATTGCCGTATTGCTGTTTTTAACAGGGTTCATATCCTATTTTTTCACTGATTTGAATTTAAGCCTGATTTTGGTTCCTTTCTTCGTTTACTTTTCAGCAGAAAATGAGGAGAAAAGCATAATGTACACCATAATGAAGGATGTGGTTTCAAAAAACCTTCATATAACGGACAGCGGCATCATGGAAGCTTATGTATTGTGTGTCTATGAGGACACCAGGGTAAGGGAAATATTAAAACATTTCGACCTTCATAAATATCACATCATATTTTTAATAAACAGGGATTATGAGATACAGGCCCTTTTAACAGAGGCTCAGATAATGGAAGGGTTACAGAGCCATGAAGGGGATATCACAATAAAACAGTTGTATATAGAAGGTGCATTTAAGGATTAG
- a CDS encoding helix-turn-helix transcriptional regulator, whose protein sequence is MEILTLGEKIRRKRKSLRLTLKDVAGDNVTPAQLSYVESDKCKPSKSLLRYICEKIELDIEYALESESDQARKYCDYFMREYEFYIRRGETEEARAKLEEVEKLSKEYGLDRHMGIVCYKKGKDSLDLNELSTAEYYTYTAMQLFMKLNETNYIAKCYHNLGIIASNRSYYDDAIILFNNALDITQSAHDKDTLFVCDILFNKARVYYYQKNSSACNKTIGYIIDEMMSLEQNKRNAHMICEAALMVSNMEQAEKYIEEAENIYQISGQKEKIEYLNSVRLLLYAKSKRFNDLNQCISKIHIEFINENNIKMAINILEAAKELIESGDYHYANTILNLMEKVEVKQLQGLYKYLKSKLLCTNDKESSINYFISSLEQLDNRDNRNICIEIADYLGSIYKEKKSYSEALHYFKMCAKLYNKDNGLISNIS, encoded by the coding sequence ATGGAGATTCTTACGCTTGGTGAGAAAATCAGAAGAAAAAGAAAATCGCTTCGGCTCACCTTGAAAGATGTTGCGGGCGATAATGTCACGCCTGCGCAATTAAGTTATGTGGAATCAGATAAATGTAAACCAAGTAAAAGTTTGCTTAGATATATTTGTGAGAAAATCGAGCTTGATATTGAATATGCTCTGGAAAGTGAAAGCGATCAGGCCAGAAAATACTGCGATTATTTCATGCGAGAATATGAATTTTATATAAGACGGGGTGAAACAGAGGAAGCCCGGGCAAAGTTGGAAGAGGTAGAGAAGCTCTCGAAAGAATACGGGCTGGACCGGCACATGGGTATTGTCTGTTACAAAAAGGGAAAAGATTCACTGGATTTAAATGAATTATCAACGGCTGAATATTATACCTATACAGCAATGCAGCTTTTCATGAAACTAAATGAAACCAATTATATTGCAAAATGCTATCATAATTTAGGAATTATAGCGTCGAACCGAAGTTACTACGATGATGCCATTATACTTTTCAATAACGCACTGGATATTACCCAGTCAGCTCATGATAAGGATACTCTTTTCGTATGTGATATATTGTTTAATAAAGCCAGGGTTTATTATTATCAGAAAAACAGCAGCGCCTGCAATAAAACAATAGGGTATATAATAGATGAAATGATGTCCTTGGAACAAAACAAAAGAAATGCCCATATGATTTGTGAAGCAGCATTGATGGTCAGCAATATGGAACAAGCAGAAAAATATATTGAAGAGGCCGAAAATATTTACCAAATATCGGGACAAAAAGAGAAGATAGAATATTTAAATTCTGTAAGATTATTGCTATATGCTAAGTCAAAAAGATTCAATGACTTAAACCAATGCATTTCTAAAATTCATATTGAATTCATAAATGAGAATAACATAAAGATGGCAATTAATATACTGGAGGCAGCAAAAGAGCTGATAGAATCCGGCGATTACCATTATGCCAATACAATTCTTAATTTAATGGAAAAGGTTGAAGTAAAGCAACTGCAGGGATTATACAAGTACTTAAAATCAAAATTGCTTTGTACAAACGACAAGGAATCATCAATCAATTATTTTATAAGCAGCTTAGAGCAATTAGACAACAGGGATAACAGGAATATATGCATTGAAATTGCCGATTATTTAGGCAGTATTTATAAAGAAAAGAAGAGCTACTCAGAAGCTCTGCACTATTTTAAAATGTGTGCAAAGCTGTATAATAAAGATAATGGACTTATCAGCAATATTTCCTGA
- a CDS encoding helix-turn-helix domain-containing protein — protein sequence MEILTLGNKIKNRRKELELTLKDLAGDRVTPAQLSYVETDKCKPSLDLLEYIAEKLGLEMDYLLESEKKQVSRFCEYNIKLSNIDILQGNFKEAKNRILLVLETAKPYNLNEYIGEAEKCLGLVYKNLSDYDNANRYFLSALHKFSQINSTTKIIETYIELGLVAYQKNYYSSALGYMRQAERVAENLEEIQAMLELKLLYYLMILYAQENDVEKSVLYAEKVTEALELYRDKKRFGNKLLEMGRAFEKQNKYEKAMEYVQASSCVYDGMDNMDFIAKIQTDIGKVYTMNSVLEKSYNYLCKSLEIKKAMEDTSIPLTLIEISNNHILKKDFDKALEIINEALNMSIIAGNREYEALAYRHLFKAYIAKGDYIKAEESIRRSADILESIEYNKELAGCYIDMSEFYKRINREKDAVEYIAKAIELYRVH from the coding sequence ATGGAAATACTGACACTGGGAAATAAAATTAAAAACCGCAGAAAGGAATTGGAACTAACCTTGAAAGATCTGGCGGGAGACAGGGTAACACCAGCTCAGTTAAGCTATGTTGAAACTGACAAATGCAAACCAAGTCTGGATTTACTCGAATATATTGCCGAAAAACTCGGCCTGGAAATGGATTATCTTTTAGAAAGTGAAAAAAAACAAGTATCCAGATTTTGTGAATATAATATCAAATTATCCAATATAGATATCCTGCAAGGCAATTTTAAAGAAGCAAAAAACAGGATATTATTGGTATTAGAAACTGCAAAACCATATAATCTCAATGAGTATATTGGCGAGGCGGAAAAATGTCTTGGACTTGTATATAAAAATCTTTCTGATTACGATAATGCAAATCGTTATTTCCTGTCTGCCCTGCATAAGTTCTCTCAAATAAACAGCACCACTAAGATAATAGAAACCTATATAGAATTGGGTCTTGTGGCATATCAAAAGAATTACTACAGCTCGGCCTTAGGTTATATGAGGCAGGCTGAAAGAGTGGCGGAAAATTTAGAAGAGATACAGGCAATGCTGGAATTAAAACTTTTATATTATCTCATGATATTGTATGCCCAGGAAAATGATGTTGAAAAGTCTGTTCTTTATGCTGAGAAGGTTACAGAAGCACTGGAATTATACAGAGATAAGAAAAGGTTTGGAAACAAGCTTTTAGAGATGGGAAGAGCTTTTGAGAAACAGAACAAATATGAAAAAGCCATGGAATATGTTCAAGCATCCTCCTGTGTTTATGATGGCATGGACAATATGGACTTCATAGCCAAGATACAAACGGATATAGGCAAGGTTTATACCATGAACAGCGTATTGGAGAAATCCTACAATTATCTTTGCAAGAGTCTGGAAATAAAAAAAGCTATGGAGGATACCTCAATCCCTTTGACTCTTATCGAAATATCAAACAATCATATACTTAAAAAGGATTTTGATAAAGCACTTGAAATAATAAATGAAGCATTAAACATGTCCATAATAGCCGGAAACAGGGAGTATGAAGCTCTCGCCTACAGGCATCTTTTTAAAGCCTATATAGCTAAAGGGGATTATATAAAAGCCGAGGAAAGCATAAGGAGGAGCGCCGATATATTGGAGAGCATTGAATACAACAAAGAGCTTGCCGGGTGCTATATAGATATGAGTGAATTTTACAAGAGAATAAACAGAGAAAAAGATGCGGTAGAATATATAGCCAAGGCAATTGAATTATACCGAGTTCATTAA